From the genome of Nasonia vitripennis strain AsymCx chromosome 1, Nvit_psr_1.1, whole genome shotgun sequence, one region includes:
- the LOC100678251 gene encoding hemolymph lipopolysaccharide-binding protein-like — MSPTFLGLVLLVLTVQAQQDFEIQLHPRKAGHGSKNDTAITITSTMTYTARLSANMLEKLRDKIFCGKFGGDKELRRRESSTILKEQKKIAVPSTVLKSKGYKTASSKLYKLIRSHPKSWNEARKACINHGGHLALATNMRELEVIQGLMKDTQKDSVWIGIHDMFLEGNWVTVLDQTFDGNKFLKWNTKSFGSPQPDNGGPDTKQPQNCGYLRAADMTLDDYWCSSAMPYICEIQRDNCSE, encoded by the exons ATGTCTCCAACCTTCCTGGGCCTCGTGTTGCTGGTACTGACGGTACAGGCCCAGCAGGACTTTGAGATTCAGCTGCATCCGCGTAAAGCTGGTCACGGGAGTAAAAACGACACGGCCATAACCATCACCAGTACCATGACCTATACCGCGAGATTGAGTGCCAACATGCTGGAAAAGCTCCGCGACAAGATCTTTTGCGGCAAGTTTGGCGGTGATAAAGAGTTGAGGAGAAGGGAGTCGTCGACGATTTTGAAGGAGCAAAAGAAAATTGCCGTTCCTTCGACTGTTTTGAAATCCAAAGGATACAAGACGGCCAGTTCAAAATTGTACAAGCTAATTCGCTCACATCCGAAGTCCTGGAACGAGGCTAGAAAAGCTTGCATCAACCACGGGGGGCACTTGGCTCTCGCCACGAATATGAGAGAGTTAGAG GTCATACAGGGGCTGATGAAGGACACGCAAAAGGACTCAGTCTGGATAGGTATTCACGACATGTTCCTCGAGGGCAACTGGGTGACGGTACTGGATCAAACCTTCGACGGGAACAAGTTTCTTAAATGGAACACGAAATCCTTTGGATCACCTCAGCCGGATAACGGAGGACCTGATACGAAACAGCCTCAGAACTGCGGTTACCTGCGCGCTGCAGACATGACTCTCGACGACTACTGGTGCAGCTCGGCCATGCCTTACATCTGCGAAATTCAAAGAGACAACTGTTCCGAATGA